The following proteins come from a genomic window of Pelagicoccus albus:
- a CDS encoding T-complex 10 C-terminal domain-containing protein: MSNTKADDAELEKRIKTIVSKTSKSSAKAQLKELANGAAVLILSNGVQVPAVDEDGNRARLLGNGWVSYKTGKLLKPSDDGTVAVFEKAKLISVFEELSEIGAIELFQSEPGFGLVSQAKDLLDKKDTAGPQSIGTPGVGKGDVAGVGAIPPAQSAGGNASSGMGAASPGVSNSASSGIAENPFKKPKDVSDIKPDGTGGAAVDPGGVVPSKSSGGVPTYTLSNGQQVLREGEGGAGKPDGEGGVVYEDGTRVSVGPDGDTVVTRADGTQSSRAAPEQSGFGSIGEGTDMGGIELSKSSDGQSTYTLSNGQQVVRSGQGGEGRPDGTGGVIYEDGTTVHVAPDGSTVTTRPDGSTTTMNPPPSFGVGFNGGSAPKLGTHENADGSVDDVYQLSNGHEVLARGPDGTLGTVDDKGGISYPDGTYVYVNEKGDTVGIRDGDEVLFRPSQSGSTVSVEGTSKKNPNEDSQGSGSSSGSSSSSSSDSKDDKSKDEDSGSSSKDDDDSGSSSDDSTDDSGDDAGDDSGDSGEGETDGEGANEQSLGPGGYNQAGAKNTVDAFVARKTGEGREPESTRPGGKGSGSGGAPGVVGQPGAGGEGEGSVPDVGPNKGGENTGPVFIDPTARGQRNLGPEAVIDPTGISDEIREERNEALDTLEDIENVTNPGG; encoded by the coding sequence ATGAGCAATACGAAAGCGGATGACGCCGAGCTGGAGAAACGAATTAAGACCATTGTTTCGAAAACTTCCAAGTCGTCTGCCAAAGCCCAGCTCAAGGAGTTGGCGAATGGAGCTGCGGTTTTGATTCTTTCCAACGGAGTTCAAGTTCCGGCGGTCGACGAAGACGGCAACCGTGCTCGTCTCCTTGGGAATGGTTGGGTCTCGTATAAAACTGGCAAGCTTCTCAAGCCCTCTGATGACGGAACGGTAGCGGTTTTTGAGAAAGCGAAGCTCATTTCCGTATTCGAGGAATTGAGTGAAATTGGCGCGATCGAGCTGTTCCAGAGCGAGCCTGGTTTCGGTTTGGTTAGCCAAGCCAAAGACCTTTTGGACAAAAAGGACACTGCCGGCCCACAGTCGATTGGAACACCTGGAGTCGGTAAGGGGGATGTGGCTGGCGTCGGTGCGATTCCGCCTGCTCAATCAGCCGGTGGTAACGCTAGCAGCGGTATGGGCGCAGCCTCTCCGGGGGTATCGAACTCCGCATCTAGCGGGATCGCAGAAAACCCGTTCAAAAAACCAAAGGACGTCTCCGATATTAAGCCGGACGGAACTGGGGGCGCTGCAGTAGATCCAGGAGGAGTGGTCCCCTCTAAATCGAGTGGAGGCGTTCCGACTTACACCTTGTCGAATGGGCAGCAGGTTCTACGCGAGGGTGAAGGGGGCGCAGGCAAACCTGACGGCGAAGGCGGTGTGGTCTATGAAGACGGCACGCGAGTTAGTGTAGGGCCAGATGGCGACACGGTAGTGACGCGAGCCGATGGGACGCAAAGCAGTCGAGCGGCACCTGAGCAGTCAGGATTTGGAAGTATCGGAGAAGGCACCGATATGGGCGGAATCGAGCTGTCGAAGTCGAGCGATGGTCAGTCCACATACACGCTCTCGAATGGACAACAAGTCGTTCGAAGCGGTCAGGGCGGGGAGGGAAGGCCGGATGGTACTGGAGGCGTTATCTACGAAGATGGCACTACAGTACATGTCGCTCCAGATGGAAGCACGGTGACCACTCGCCCCGATGGCTCGACCACGACCATGAATCCACCTCCAAGCTTTGGTGTTGGATTCAATGGTGGGAGCGCTCCAAAGTTAGGCACGCACGAGAATGCCGATGGTTCAGTAGACGATGTTTACCAGCTTTCAAACGGTCATGAAGTACTTGCCAGAGGTCCCGACGGAACCTTAGGTACCGTGGATGACAAGGGAGGTATCTCGTATCCAGATGGAACTTACGTTTACGTAAATGAAAAAGGGGACACTGTCGGCATTCGGGATGGGGATGAGGTCCTCTTTCGTCCTAGTCAAAGTGGGAGCACCGTTAGCGTTGAAGGTACATCGAAGAAGAACCCGAATGAAGACAGTCAAGGTAGCGGTTCTTCCAGCGGAAGTAGCAGCTCCTCCAGTTCCGACTCCAAGGATGACAAGTCTAAGGATGAGGACAGTGGAAGCTCTTCAAAAGATGACGACGACTCTGGATCTTCTAGCGACGACAGTACTGATGACAGTGGCGACGATGCCGGTGATGACTCGGGAGATAGCGGTGAAGGCGAAACGGATGGAGAGGGTGCCAATGAGCAATCGCTTGGCCCAGGCGGGTACAATCAAGCAGGCGCTAAGAACACTGTGGACGCCTTCGTGGCCCGCAAGACAGGCGAAGGGCGCGAACCTGAGAGCACTCGACCCGGAGGCAAAGGTTCCGGCAGCGGTGGAGCTCCCGGAGTTGTAGGCCAGCCCGGCGCTGGCGGAGAGGGAGAAGGCTCTGTCCCCGATGTCGGCCCGAACAAAGGGGGCGAAAATACCGGACCGGTCTTTATAGATCCTACCGCGCGAGGCCAACGTAACCTAGGTCCCGAAGCCGTGATTGACCCGACCGGTATCAGCGATGAGATACGTGAAGAGCGTAATGAAGCCTTGGATACTCTCGAAGATATCGAAAACGTGACGAATCCCGGCGGTTGA
- a CDS encoding DUF2798 domain-containing protein encodes MGSTPFQRTVFTVVICFFMVLGMTAYNILLAEGYSEEFPSILFKEFWLGFAIALTIDLLLVSKVAKPLAFRMISKYQIQRLPAKVIIISTSMVVGMVICMSLYGSVLAVGFTPAITSVYFRIVLLNFVVAWPLNLILVNPLARLIHLGLFPQSQERA; translated from the coding sequence ATGGGTAGCACTCCTTTTCAAAGAACCGTTTTCACGGTGGTCATCTGCTTTTTCATGGTTCTGGGCATGACCGCCTACAATATCCTTTTGGCAGAGGGCTACTCGGAGGAATTTCCATCCATTCTCTTCAAGGAGTTCTGGCTGGGCTTTGCTATCGCTTTAACTATCGATCTACTTTTGGTTTCAAAAGTCGCCAAGCCACTGGCCTTCCGAATGATCTCCAAGTATCAAATACAGCGGCTTCCCGCGAAAGTCATTATCATAAGTACTTCGATGGTTGTCGGGATGGTCATTTGCATGTCACTGTATGGTTCAGTGTTGGCTGTCGGGTTTACACCTGCGATCACAAGCGTCTATTTCCGAATCGTACTTCTGAATTTCGTAGTCGCTTGGCCCTTGAATTTGATATTGGTCAATCCATTAGCTCGCCTCATCCACCTAGGCCTATTCCCGCAAAGTCAAGAAAGGGCCTGA
- a CDS encoding MarR family winged helix-turn-helix transcriptional regulator, protein MEPSKESLALIDLISETHAKMRRIAEDRWVQEGNEEVSHSEMHLLAKSRYQNLSIAEASRILGISRQAAHKTSLKLRERGYLDLKNPAGNRRDKHIVLTAKGRGFCKRYDRIKRAVEDCIRQRIGDENVQTLRSLLEDLHGAQV, encoded by the coding sequence ATGGAACCAAGCAAGGAATCCTTAGCCCTCATCGACCTGATCAGCGAAACGCATGCGAAGATGCGACGAATTGCGGAGGATCGCTGGGTTCAGGAAGGGAACGAAGAGGTAAGCCACAGCGAGATGCACTTGCTCGCCAAAAGCCGTTATCAAAACTTAAGCATCGCCGAAGCTTCGCGTATTCTCGGCATTTCGCGACAAGCGGCTCATAAGACGTCCCTAAAACTGCGCGAGCGAGGCTACCTAGATTTGAAGAATCCCGCTGGCAACCGGCGAGACAAGCACATCGTTCTGACGGCAAAGGGGCGCGGTTTCTGCAAGCGTTACGACCGCATCAAGCGTGCTGTGGAAGATTGCATACGCCAGAGGATCGGAGACGAGAATGTGCAAACGCTTCGCAGCCTACTGGAGGATCTTCATGGCGCCCAGGTCTGA
- a CDS encoding phosphoribosyltransferase, whose product MEKLFLTAEGLLEDSWKLAAKVLQSGFRPTFMIAIWRGGVPIGIAVQEYLSYHGVETDNIAIRTSSYSSGIDEQNREVKVYGMTYLAKKVQHEDSLLIVDDVFDSGRSVEAIISELKTKTRLNMPHDIRVAVPYYKPARNQTDLVPDYYIHETSAWLKYPHSMEGLTKEEIQKDRPKLYEILKDHLPSS is encoded by the coding sequence ATGGAGAAGCTTTTTCTAACTGCTGAGGGCCTTTTGGAGGATTCGTGGAAGCTGGCGGCCAAGGTGCTGCAAAGCGGCTTTCGGCCGACCTTTATGATCGCTATCTGGCGTGGCGGCGTACCGATCGGCATCGCGGTTCAGGAGTATTTGAGCTACCACGGAGTCGAGACGGATAATATAGCGATCCGGACTTCCTCCTACTCTTCCGGAATCGACGAACAGAACCGTGAAGTCAAAGTGTACGGCATGACCTACCTGGCTAAAAAAGTGCAGCATGAGGATAGTCTGCTCATCGTGGACGACGTCTTCGACAGCGGCAGGTCGGTCGAGGCAATTATAAGCGAGCTCAAAACCAAGACCCGCTTGAATATGCCGCACGATATCCGTGTCGCGGTTCCCTACTACAAGCCGGCCCGCAACCAAACGGACCTTGTACCCGATTATTACATACACGAGACAAGTGCTTGGCTGAAGTATCCGCACTCCATGGAAGGCCTCACGAAAGAGGAAATCCAAAAGGACCGCCCCAAGCTTTACGAAATCCTAAAGGACCACCTGCCCAGTTCCTGA
- a CDS encoding phosphoribosyltransferase, with the protein MKKRFLDEETIIEDSFRLGVQIFESGFRPTFIVGLWRGGSSVGIYVQECLQALGVETDHFSVRTSYQGLPGYQDMIDAPENIRVHGTQYLLENLNADDRLLIVDDVCSSGHSIRAVQMRLQNKLKRNYPAETQTAVLWHRPHFKRADVQPNYFLHTTDEWLVFPYELKGLTPEEIRLNKPAAAI; encoded by the coding sequence ATGAAAAAGCGATTTTTAGACGAGGAAACTATCATTGAAGACTCCTTCCGACTCGGAGTGCAGATTTTCGAAAGCGGCTTTCGTCCCACCTTTATCGTTGGACTCTGGCGTGGCGGAAGCTCCGTGGGAATTTACGTGCAAGAGTGCCTGCAAGCCCTCGGAGTCGAGACCGATCATTTTTCTGTGCGCACCTCCTACCAAGGTCTGCCCGGTTACCAGGACATGATCGACGCCCCGGAAAACATCCGCGTGCACGGGACCCAGTATTTGCTCGAGAATCTCAATGCCGACGATCGCTTGCTCATCGTCGACGATGTCTGTAGCTCCGGCCACAGTATCCGAGCGGTGCAGATGCGTCTGCAGAACAAACTGAAACGGAACTATCCCGCCGAGACCCAAACGGCAGTGCTCTGGCATCGTCCCCACTTTAAGCGAGCCGACGTGCAGCCTAACTACTTCCTGCACACTACCGACGAATGGCTGGTTTTCCCCTACGAACTCAAAGGCCTTACCCCCGAAGAGATCCGGCTAAACAAGCCAGCCGCCGCTATTTGA
- a CDS encoding NAD(P)-dependent alcohol dehydrogenase, with protein sequence MKAVTLRKYGPPENLSVEQVPDPVQKEGHLLVRVRAVEVTKADCEMRSFRFAVKWFSLPLRLALGIRAPRNPILGGYFSGEIVSEEPADSRFKKGDCVFGCAGMRFGAYAQFLSLPRNYTIESNPNNISFAEAASIPLGGLNALHFINKLNPAKGEHLLINGGGGSIGLFAIQIAKARGAEVTVVDKASKRSVIEQAGADHFIDYAQTDFTQESTRYDAMLDMVVSSKLRQCLSVLTPGGRYASGNPKFSVLMKSLFNRLYSKHPIYTAFAAESPAELAELKALVEAGSITSLVDTIYPMEEVAEAHHRVESEERNGAIALEID encoded by the coding sequence ATGAAAGCTGTCACTCTTCGCAAATACGGTCCTCCGGAGAATCTGTCCGTCGAACAGGTTCCCGATCCTGTTCAGAAGGAGGGGCACCTGCTCGTTCGGGTACGGGCGGTTGAGGTTACCAAGGCGGACTGCGAGATGCGTTCTTTCCGATTCGCCGTAAAATGGTTTTCATTGCCACTGCGGCTGGCCTTGGGCATCCGAGCTCCACGGAACCCGATCCTGGGTGGCTATTTCTCGGGGGAAATCGTTTCGGAGGAGCCTGCCGACTCACGTTTCAAAAAGGGAGACTGCGTCTTTGGCTGTGCAGGAATGCGTTTCGGTGCCTATGCCCAATTCCTGTCATTGCCTCGCAACTACACGATCGAGTCCAATCCCAACAACATCTCCTTCGCGGAGGCTGCCAGCATTCCGCTCGGCGGATTAAATGCCCTGCACTTCATAAACAAGCTGAATCCGGCCAAGGGTGAGCATCTACTCATAAATGGAGGCGGAGGCAGCATCGGTCTCTTTGCCATCCAGATCGCCAAAGCACGCGGAGCGGAGGTGACCGTCGTCGACAAAGCCAGCAAGCGAAGCGTCATTGAGCAAGCGGGTGCGGACCATTTCATCGACTATGCCCAAACCGACTTCACCCAAGAAAGCACGCGCTACGACGCGATGCTTGACATGGTCGTAAGCAGCAAACTTAGGCAGTGTCTCAGCGTGCTCACTCCCGGCGGACGCTACGCCAGCGGAAACCCGAAGTTTTCCGTCCTGATGAAGTCGCTTTTCAATCGCCTCTACTCGAAGCATCCGATCTACACCGCTTTCGCTGCGGAGTCTCCAGCCGAGCTCGCGGAACTAAAGGCGCTGGTCGAAGCCGGAAGCATTACCTCGCTCGTTGATACGATCTACCCCATGGAGGAAGTCGCGGAAGCCCACCATCGAGTGGAATCCGAAGAGCGAAACGGCGCCATCGCACTCGAGATCGACTAG
- a CDS encoding polysaccharide lyase, translating into MRAILSVFVFLLLVKLSIAAGGDVNYAEPLLQARDDVIFYGGFDDAFNTPEWEKAWGLQWVNRGETLSLAESTIDTGKALRVTYPRDAVGPSQSGTQFPIVLDDIDNIEQPYHRSLYLRYYVKFEQGFDFRLGGKLPGLMGGADSWSRSGGNQPDGTNGWTLRFMWRQGGELVVYAYLPKSKNGKWGEDKWGQDIETGFTAKSGQWICMEQYVDIGTPGQDDGVLKVWINGEERLSIQDMRFWDIENDHGKIGGLYFSTFHGGNTPEWAPSVDSFALFDGLVLSTKRVGPYAVQD; encoded by the coding sequence ATGAGAGCCATCCTATCAGTATTCGTATTCTTACTACTAGTAAAGCTCAGCATAGCCGCAGGGGGAGACGTGAATTACGCTGAGCCGCTACTACAAGCGCGTGACGACGTGATTTTCTACGGAGGATTTGATGACGCTTTCAATACCCCGGAATGGGAAAAGGCTTGGGGGTTACAATGGGTCAACCGTGGCGAAACGCTCTCACTCGCGGAATCAACTATCGATACTGGGAAAGCCTTGCGCGTCACCTACCCCCGAGACGCTGTCGGCCCCTCGCAAAGTGGAACCCAATTCCCCATCGTTCTGGACGATATCGACAACATCGAGCAGCCCTACCATCGAAGCCTCTACCTCCGCTACTATGTTAAATTCGAGCAAGGTTTCGACTTCCGACTCGGGGGCAAGCTGCCCGGCCTAATGGGAGGAGCCGACTCTTGGAGTAGATCCGGAGGCAACCAACCGGACGGAACCAACGGCTGGACCTTGCGCTTCATGTGGCGGCAAGGCGGCGAACTCGTCGTTTACGCCTATCTGCCAAAGAGCAAAAACGGGAAATGGGGTGAAGATAAATGGGGACAGGATATCGAAACCGGCTTCACCGCCAAATCCGGACAATGGATCTGCATGGAGCAATACGTCGACATAGGAACTCCCGGCCAAGATGATGGCGTATTGAAAGTTTGGATAAATGGCGAAGAAAGGCTCAGCATCCAAGACATGCGTTTCTGGGATATCGAAAACGACCATGGCAAAATCGGCGGCCTCTACTTCTCCACATTTCACGGCGGAAATACTCCCGAATGGGCCCCAAGCGTAGACAGCTTCGCTCTCTTCGATGGGCTCGTTCTATCCACCAAACGCGTTGGCCCCTACGCTGTACAGGACTAA